GCCGACGCCGTCGAGTCGGGGCGGCTGCGCCCCGGGGACCGCACCGTCCTGACGGCATTCGGCGGCGGGCTCACCTGGGGCGCCTGTGCGCTGCGGTGGCCCGAGATCCATCCCTACTAGAGCCAACCACCCACCGGACCACGCGTCCGCCGCACCACCGTCCCCAAGACCGCCACCCCCCTGTGATCCCTGAGGAGAACGACATGAGCAGCACGTACGACCGTCTGGTGACCCTGCTGGCCGAGGGTTTCGGAATCGAGCCCGAGGAGGTCCAGCCCGAGACCACCTTCGCCGATCTGGACCTCGACTCGCTGGCCCTGGTCGAGCTCACCCTGGCCGCACAGGAGGAGTTCGGCATCTCCCTCGGCGACGAGGACCTGCACGCCACCAACTCGATGGCACAGACCGTGGACGTACTGGAATCCAAGACGGTGGCCCTCTGATGCCGCCGGCGGACATCCCACCATTCGAGGCGGCCATCACCGGCATCGGCATGGTGACCTCGGCCGGTATCGGCACCGAGACCTCCTGGGAGAACATCCGCGCCGCGGAGGGCACCGCCGCCGCGCGGCTGCCCGCCCTGGAGGGCATCCCGGCCGATGTCGCGTGCGGCATACCGGACTTCGACGCCGCGAAGATCATCGGCCGCCGCAAGGCCTGGCGTCTGGACCGCAACGCCCAGCTCGCCCTGGCCTCGGCGGCCGAGGCGATCGCCGACTCGGGTCTGGACTGGCAGTCCTGGGACGGGGCGCGCGTCGGCGTCATCATGGGCACCGGCGTCGGCGGCACCGCGACCTGGGAGAAGCAGGTCCAGGTCCGTCTCGAGAAGGGCCCCGAGAAGGTCTCGGCGATGCTGGTCCCGTCGCTGATCGTCAACATGACGTCGGGCCACATCGCCATGGAGTACGGGGCCCGCGGCCCGAACTTCGTGACCGCCTCGGCCTGCGCCTCCGGCACCTCGGCCCTCGGCGCGGCCCGTGATCTGCTGCGCAACGGCACCTGCGACATCGTGATCGCCGGTGGCGCCGAGGCGGCCCTGTCACCGACGCTCATCGCCGGTTTCGACCAGATGGGCACACTGTCCCGCCGCCGCGACGAACCGACCGCCGCCTCCCGGCCGTTCGACGTGGACCGGGACGGCTTCGTACCCGCCGAGGGTGCGGCCGTGCTCATCCTCGAACACCCGGAGCACGCCCGGGCCCGAGGTGCCCGTATCCGCGCGAACATCCGCGGCTACGGCGCCTCGGCCGACGCCTACAACGCGACAGCGCCGGACCCCGAGGGCGCCGGTGCGGAACTGGCCCTGCGGGCGGCGCTGCGCGACGCGGGCGTCACCCCGCAGGAGGTCGGCCACGTCAACGCCCATGGCACGTCGACCAAGCTGAACGACCTGACGGAGAGCAAGATGATCCGCCGGGTCCTCGGCGACCACCCTGCCGTCACCTCGGTGAAGGGGGTGACGGGCCATGCCCTCGGCGCGGCGGGGGCGATCGAGGCCGCGGTCACCGCGCTGACCCTGGAGTCGGGGCAGATCCCGCCGACCGCCAATCTCGAGAGCCTGGATCCCGAGATCGAACTGGACGTCGTCGCCAAGGCCCCGCGCACCGCGGGCGTCGAGGTGGCCGTCAGCAACTCGTTCGGGTTCGGCGGACAGAACGCGATTCTGCTCATGACCCGGGCGTGACATCCCGGCGGAGTGCCTTATCCGCGTCGGCCGGAGGGATTTCCCTCCGGCCGACGCTGCGTTCGGGGCGGGGCGCTGCGGCGCGCGGGCCGGTACGGGTGCGGCGGCGTACCGGCCGCCTCAGCCCGTGACGATTCCCATCACGAGGTTGATGGTGGTGGCCAGGATCCCGGCACCGAACACATAGGACAGCAGGCAGTGCCGCAGGGCCACGGCCCGGATCGTGGGACTGGAGACGTCGGTGTCGGAGACCTGGTAGGTCATGCCGAGGTTGTAACTGAAGTAGAGGAAGTCGCTGTAGCGCGGCGGGACTTCGGTGTTGAAGTCGATCCCCCTGCCCGGCGGCAGGTAGTACAGATACGCGTACCGGGTGGCGTACATCAGGTGGAGCGCCGCCCAGGCCATGAAGACTCCGCACAGCGCGGTGGCCGCCGCCGCGTGACTCAGCTCCGTGTCACCGGCGAGCAGCATCACGACGATGCCGACCAGACCGCATACGGCGGCCGAGACGACCACGAGTTCCTCCAGTACCGGCCGGAACTCCTCGCGGCGGATGTTGCGGTGCGTGCTCTCGGCGTCCATGGGCCACAGCACGAGCCATCCCGCCACCACGAAGAGCGTCTCGGCCGCGGCGATCCCGGCGAGAGCCCCCAGCGGCGCGCTGGTGCACAGCCCCACGACCGCGCCGGCCACCGCCCCGAGGAGCGCCGCCCCGACGAGCCGGGGAACGGCGTTGAGCACCGACCAGTGGTTCATGGAGCGCCCTCGGGGGTGATGCCGCGATGGCGGACGGTGGGTGGCGGGTGGCGAAGCACCTGACAGGAGCGGCGTCAGCGTAAGCGCGCGGGCGTCCCGTCGCAGCGCGGAGCGAGGGGCATGGGCCCAGGGTTCGGGCTCCGGGATCGTGCGCCGCACGTCGGCCCCGCGGTGGACCGAATGGCAGGCCCGCACCGGCGGAAATACCCTGCCCGAAATGTCGTATCGCCGTCTCACGCCCGCACGGCGGAGGGGTTGAGAACCTTGAGCGCCACCACTGACGAGCAGGAACCCGCAGAGCCGCGAGAACCGCGCGAGGACCCGGCCGCGCAGAAGGGCCCGGAGTTCCGCCCGTATCACCACCCGGCCGCCGGTTGGGGCGCGGCCAACAGCGTGACCCGGTTCCTGGTGCGGGAGGGCGCGCTGGTCGACGGCCCCCGGGCGATCATGCGGATGAACCACGAGAACACCGGCTTCGACTGCCCGGGCTGCGCCTGGCCGGACGACACCAAGGGCCTGCACCTGGACATCTGCGAGAACGGCATCAAGCACGTCACCTGGGAGATGACGCGCAAGCGGGTCGGACGCGAGTTCTTCGCCGCCCATTCGGTGACGGAACTGTCCGGGTGGAGCGACCACGACCTGGAGAACCAAGGCCGCCTGACCGAGCCGATGGTCTACGACCCCGGCTCGGACCACTATGTGCCGATCAGCTGGAAGGAAGCCTTCGCGCTGGTCGGCAGCGCCCTGCGCGAACTCGACAGCCCCGACCGTGCCGCGTTCTACACCTCGGGCCGCCTCGGCAACGAGGCCACCTTCCTCTACCAGCTGATGGCCCGCGAACTGGGCACGAACAACCTCCCCGACTGCTCCAACATGTGCCACGAGGCCAGCGGCCGCGCCCTCGAGGCCGCCCTCGGCACCGGCAAGGGCACCGTCGACCTCGAGGACTGGGAAACCGCCGACGCGCTCTTCATCATCGGAGTCAACGCCGCCTCCAACGCGCCCCGGATGCTGACCGCCCTGACCGAGGCGTACCGGCGCGGCGCGCGGATCGTGCACATCAACCCGCTCGTCGAGGCCGCGGCCACCCGTGCCATCGTCCCGCACGACTTCCGGGACATGGCCTTCCTGCGGACGACCCCGACGAGCACCCTGAACCTCCAGGTGCGCATCGGCGGTGACATGGCCCTGCTACGCGGCATGGCCAAGGCGGTCATCGCACACTCGACGAGCGATCCCAAGGCCCTGGACCGGGAGTTCATCGATCGTCACACGGCCGGATTCGCGGAGTACCGCGCGCTGTGCGAGGCCACACCGTGGGAGGAGATCGAGCGCCAGTCGGGGCTCTCCCGCGCCGACATCCTGGACGCGGCACGCGTGTACGAGGAGGCCGACCGCAGCATCGTCAGCTGGTGCCTGGGCGTCACCCAGCACGAGCACGGCGTCGACACCGTACGGGAGATCGTCAACCTCCTGCTGCTCCGCGGCAATCTGGGCCGCGAGGGCGCGGGCCCCTCCCCGGTGCGCGGACACAGCAATGTGCAGGGCAACCGCACCTGCGGCATCGACCACCGTCCCGCCGCGGAGTTCCTGGACCGTCTCGCCGGGGTCTGCGGGATCGACCCGCCCCGTACGCACGGTCTGGACACGGTCGGCACCATCGAGGCGATGCACCGCGGCGAGGTGAAGGTCTTTGTCGGCATGGGCGGCAACTTCGCCCTCGCGGCGCCCGATACGCCCGCCACGTACGCGGCGCTGCGCTCGTGCGACCTGACGGTCCAGGTGAGCACCAAGCTGAACCGCAGCCATCTCGTCCACGGCCGCCGGGCCCTCATCCTGCCGTGCCTCGGCCGTACCGAGAAGGACCATCAGCGCAAGGGCGTCCAGAGCACCTCGGTCGAGGACTCGATGAGCATGGTCCACCTGTCGATCGGCATGAAGCGCCCCGCCTCGCCCCACCTGTTGTCGGAACCCGCGATCGTCGCGGGCATGGCACGCGCCGCCCTGCCCGACAGCACCACCCCCTGGCAGTGGTACATCGAGGACTACGACCGCATCCGCGACACCATGTCCCAAGTCCTGGACGGCTTCGAGGACTTCAACCGCCGCGTCCGTCTCCCTCTCGGCTTCCGCATCAAGCAACCGGCCCGCGAACTGGTCTTCCTCACCCCCACCGGCCGCGCCGAGTTCTCCACCGCCACCCTGCCCGACGTCATCCCCGCCCCCGGCACCCTGGCGCTGGGCACCATGCGCTCGCACGACCAGTGGAACACCACCATCTACTCCGACAACGACCGCTACCGCGGCATCAAGAACCTGCGCACCCTCGTCTTCATGAACCCCTCCGACATGCGCACCCACGGCATCGCCGACCTGGCCCCCGTCGACATCACCAGCACCGCGAAGGACGGCACCCAACGCACCCTCAACGGCTACCTCGCCGTCCCGTACGACATCCCGCGCGGGTGCGCGGCCGGGTACATGCCGGAGATGAACGTGCTGTGCGCGCTGAGCGACTACAGCACGCAGAGCGATCAGCCGATCATGAAGCATGTACGGGTGCGGATCAGGCCTGCTTCGTGAGATCTGTTTCGGTCACCCCAGGAAGCTCAGCCGCACCTGGCGCTCCCGATTGTCGACGTTCGTATCCACCAGGCACACCGACTGCCAAGTCCCCAACTGAAGCCGCCCGCCCAACACGGGCAGCGTGGCATGCGGCGGCACGATCGCCGGGAGTACGTGGTCCCGGC
This is a stretch of genomic DNA from Streptomyces sp. NA04227. It encodes these proteins:
- a CDS encoding acyl carrier protein, with the protein product MSSTYDRLVTLLAEGFGIEPEEVQPETTFADLDLDSLALVELTLAAQEEFGISLGDEDLHATNSMAQTVDVLESKTVAL
- a CDS encoding beta-ketoacyl synthase, translated to MPPADIPPFEAAITGIGMVTSAGIGTETSWENIRAAEGTAAARLPALEGIPADVACGIPDFDAAKIIGRRKAWRLDRNAQLALASAAEAIADSGLDWQSWDGARVGVIMGTGVGGTATWEKQVQVRLEKGPEKVSAMLVPSLIVNMTSGHIAMEYGARGPNFVTASACASGTSALGAARDLLRNGTCDIVIAGGAEAALSPTLIAGFDQMGTLSRRRDEPTAASRPFDVDRDGFVPAEGAAVLILEHPEHARARGARIRANIRGYGASADAYNATAPDPEGAGAELALRAALRDAGVTPQEVGHVNAHGTSTKLNDLTESKMIRRVLGDHPAVTSVKGVTGHALGAAGAIEAAVTALTLESGQIPPTANLESLDPEIELDVVAKAPRTAGVEVAVSNSFGFGGQNAILLMTRA
- a CDS encoding DUF1345 domain-containing protein, encoding MNHWSVLNAVPRLVGAALLGAVAGAVVGLCTSAPLGALAGIAAAETLFVVAGWLVLWPMDAESTHRNIRREEFRPVLEELVVVSAAVCGLVGIVVMLLAGDTELSHAAAATALCGVFMAWAALHLMYATRYAYLYYLPPGRGIDFNTEVPPRYSDFLYFSYNLGMTYQVSDTDVSSPTIRAVALRHCLLSYVFGAGILATTINLVMGIVTG
- a CDS encoding FdhF/YdeP family oxidoreductase codes for the protein MSATTDEQEPAEPREPREDPAAQKGPEFRPYHHPAAGWGAANSVTRFLVREGALVDGPRAIMRMNHENTGFDCPGCAWPDDTKGLHLDICENGIKHVTWEMTRKRVGREFFAAHSVTELSGWSDHDLENQGRLTEPMVYDPGSDHYVPISWKEAFALVGSALRELDSPDRAAFYTSGRLGNEATFLYQLMARELGTNNLPDCSNMCHEASGRALEAALGTGKGTVDLEDWETADALFIIGVNAASNAPRMLTALTEAYRRGARIVHINPLVEAAATRAIVPHDFRDMAFLRTTPTSTLNLQVRIGGDMALLRGMAKAVIAHSTSDPKALDREFIDRHTAGFAEYRALCEATPWEEIERQSGLSRADILDAARVYEEADRSIVSWCLGVTQHEHGVDTVREIVNLLLLRGNLGREGAGPSPVRGHSNVQGNRTCGIDHRPAAEFLDRLAGVCGIDPPRTHGLDTVGTIEAMHRGEVKVFVGMGGNFALAAPDTPATYAALRSCDLTVQVSTKLNRSHLVHGRRALILPCLGRTEKDHQRKGVQSTSVEDSMSMVHLSIGMKRPASPHLLSEPAIVAGMARAALPDSTTPWQWYIEDYDRIRDTMSQVLDGFEDFNRRVRLPLGFRIKQPARELVFLTPTGRAEFSTATLPDVIPAPGTLALGTMRSHDQWNTTIYSDNDRYRGIKNLRTLVFMNPSDMRTHGIADLAPVDITSTAKDGTQRTLNGYLAVPYDIPRGCAAGYMPEMNVLCALSDYSTQSDQPIMKHVRVRIRPAS